A window of the Pseudoliparis swirei isolate HS2019 ecotype Mariana Trench chromosome 13, NWPU_hadal_v1, whole genome shotgun sequence genome harbors these coding sequences:
- the LOC130203803 gene encoding tryptase-like, translating into MAAVTVGILLLFAVLVGQGSNAQDCGAAPLNTRIVGGQDATAGSWPWQVSMHLRFSGGQAHICGGSLITDQWVLTAAHCILTKTLSPWILYMGRQTQTGSNIHEVSRTVSQIIVHSDYNNIFFNNDIALMKLQSPVVFTDYIRPVCLASNTSQFHNATLCWATGWGRLGRTGPLPSSLQEVQVPIIGEKQCISNYSPIPVVNITDEMICAGQGNKGTCQGDSGGPLQCQQNSRWIQSGIVSLEISCAQAGFPEVYARVSQFQTWIMDQVPAANVSFLTYASKGTDEDNNFVCTNGDSVNVPAEHLFTSLALLCYVMFVL; encoded by the exons ATGGCAGCCGTGACCGTGGGGATCCTCCTGCTATTCGCAGTCCTTGTAGGACAAG GGTCGAATGCTCAGG ATTGTGGAGCGGCACCTCTGAACACAAGGATAGTGGGTGGACAGGATGCTACAGCTGGGTCATGGCCCTGGCAGGTCAGCATGCATCTCAGATTCTCAGGTGGTCAAGCTCACATCTGCGGGGGGAGCCTGATCACTGACCAGTGGGTActcacagcagcccactgcatCCTAAC AAAAACGCTAAGTCCATGGATTCTCTACATGGGAAGACAGACTCAGACTGGCTCTAACATTCACGAGGTAAGCCGCACCGTGTCCCAGATCATCGTCCATTCTGACTACAACAACATCTTCTTCAACAACGACATCGCCCTGATGAAGCTCCAAAGCCCCGTTGTGTTCACTGACTACATCAGGCCTGTCTGTCTGGCCAGTAACACCAGCCAGTTTCACAACGCCACCCTCTGCTGGGCCACTGGTTGGGGCCGACTTGGACGTACCG GGCCCCTCCCATCCTCACTGCAGGAAGTTCAGGTTCCCATCATTGGAGAAAAGCAGTGCATTAGCAACTACAGCCCAATTCCAGTGGTAAACATCACTGATGAAATGATATGTGCGGGACAAGGGAACAAAGGAACATGCCAG GGGGACTCTGGTGGTCCTTTGCAATGCCAACAAAACTCGCGGTGGATTCAGTCCGGCATTGTCAGTTTAGAAATATCGTGTGCCCAGGCTGGTTTCCCTGAAGTCTACGCCCGAGTATCTCAGTTCCAGACTTGGATCATGGATCAAGTGCCTGCGGCAAACGTTAGCTTTCTAACGTACGCCTCCAAAGGCACTGATGAAGACAACAACTTTGTGTGTACAAATGGTGATAGTGTTAATGTTCCTGCAGAACACTTGTTCACATCTCTGGCTTTGTTGTGTTACGTTATGTTTGTCTTATAA
- the LOC130203805 gene encoding sarcoplasmic reticulum histidine-rich calcium-binding protein-like — translation MAPVKCWVVGLLLVLLCPAQGPLSGAVSAQDGAGAHEDLRAGNVAEEGETTEGAGEEDEQVAEESDDDEEEEDNEDEEEETAEEEEGQVKEEVVEEEEEEAEDEEKEEEADEEEEDEEEADEEDAEEDKEEGEETANEEDDEEGQMVIDEEDDAEEEEDDAEEEEDDEQGEEAEEEEDDEQGEEVADEEEEDDAEEVEETDEAAVEEEEEASEDDNDATEVVELAEEDDDDDEEATEAEEDDAKESSQEEADMLQFRSGSLCSVCSICEYCSNNCGECPCEEGEESDHCEHCQECSSCYICPILCDTICTPGGLIDELTGTLFQ, via the exons ATGGCCCCTGTGAAATGCTGGGTAGTAGGGctcctgctggtcctcctgtgCCCAGCGCAGGGCCCGCTGTCTGGGGCCGTGAGCGCCCAGGACGGGGCCGGGGCCCACGAGGACCTCCGGGCCGGAAACGTGGCAGAAGAGGGAGAAACCACTGAGGGTGCAGGTGAGGAAGATGAGCAGGTAGCCGAAGAgtcagatgatgatgaagaggaggaagataatgaagatgaagaagaggagacggctgaggaagaggaggggcaaGTAAAGGAAGAGGttgttgaggaggaggaagaagaggctgaagatgaggaaaaagaagaagaggctgacgaggaggaagaagacgaagaagaggcTGATGAGGAGGATGCAGAGGAAGACAAGGAAGAGGGCGAGGAGACTGCAAATGAGGAAGACGATGAAGAGGGGCAGATGGTTATAGATGAGGAAGACGatgctgaagaagaggaagacgatgccgaggaagaggaagacgatgaacagggggaggaggctgaagaagaggaagacgatgaacagggggaggaggtcgcagatgaggaagaggaggatgatgcTGAAGAAGTAGAGGAGACCGATGAGGCAGcagtggaggaagaagaggaggcttCTGAAGACGATAATGACGCAACTGAAGTAGTTGAGTTAGCTGAAgaagatgacgatgatgatgaagaagcaactgaagcagaggaagatgacg CAAAGGAATCGAGCCAAGAGGAGGCTGACATGCTGCAATTCCGCTCCGGCTCTTTGTGTAGCGTTTGCTCCATCTGTGAG TACTGCTCTAATAACTGTGGCGAATGCCCGtgtgaagagggagaggagtccGACCACTGTGAGCACTGCCAA GAATGCTCATCCTGCTACATTTGCCCAATACTGTGTGACACCATTTGCACACCAG GTGGCCTTATTGACGAGCTAACTGGGACCCTCTTTCAGTAA
- the LOC130203798 gene encoding carbonic anhydrase 4-like, producing the protein MHLPSLLLFLSLGPLIKCAAGSDWCYHGCPQSPEHWADHYVSCGEKRQSPIDIATGNVQMDPQLLSFTFANFSSRHVIKSIENNGHTVKCKLEADDVEVSGGGLNGTYSTIQFHFHWGSTEHHPGAEHTIDGHRYPMEMHIVSLKKGLSVQDATQDSEGIAVLGFFINGTDDGDMSGPWSELTSYLPNITDTEVDMKSSISIHDLIGNVDLTKFYRYMGSLTTPQCNEAVVWTVFQQPININKNQVQRFPMATGFTNVYRPTRPLNGRRVFASPATPSPSSHSWCYEEEPCEYKPSHWLQLPHSKCGGERQSPVDIETRDTVTDERLGAFAFTKFDDKHAIKHVTNTGHSVKCVLKEDMVEVSGGGLGYVYSTLQFHFHWGSDKSDGSEHKVDSKRYPMEMHIVSKRKDLSLAEALRTPNGLAVLGFLIEAKKADGRSSSENVETHPTSDMEAWNKLTSYFPAIHNINSKVNVTDGISIDDLLGDVNRAEYFRYNGSLTTPSCDEAVVWTVFKEAVKMDQALMTMFPTLAGHHNVYRPTQSLHKRKVYSTKSASGAPGPIVLLLLPACLWAFSHNLHL; encoded by the exons ATGCATCTTCCCTCCCTTCTGCTGTTTCTGAGTTTGGGGCCATTGATCAAATGTG CTGCTGGGAGTGACTGGTGCTATCATGGCTGCC CGCAATCCCCGGAGCATTGGGCGGACCACTATGTTTCCTGTGGAGAGAAAAGGCAGTCTCCCATTGATATAGCCACCGGCAACGTTCAGATGGACCCTCAACTGCTCAGCTTTACCTTCGCCAACTTCTCCTCTCGACACGTCATCAAATCCATCGAAAACAACGGTCACACAG TGAAATGCAAACTGGAGGCCGATGACGTTGAAGTGAGTGGAGGTGGACTTAACGGAACATATTCTACAATTCAGTTTCACTTTCACTGGGGCAGCACAGAACATCATCCAGGTGCGGAGCACACGATTGATGGGCATAGATACCCCATGGAG ATGCACATCGTGAGTCTGAAGAAAGGCCTCTCGGTGCAGGACGCCACGCAGGATTCAGAGGGAATTGCTGTTCTCGGCTTTTTCATAAAC GGAACAGACGATGGCGATATGTCGGGACCGTGGAGCGAGCTCACATCTTACCTGCCAAACATCACAG ACACAGAGGTTGACATGAAAAGTTCCATTTCTATCCATGACCTGATTGGAAATGTCGACCTCACAAAGTTCTACCGCTACATGGGCTCCCTGACCACCCCTCAATGCAATGAAGCCGTGGTGTGGACCGTCTTTCAACAACCAATCAACATCAACAAAAACCAG GTTCAGCGGTTTCCCATGGCGACAGGCTTCACCAATGTGTATCGGCCTACGCGACCTCTTAATGGACGCCGTGTGTTTGCTTCCCCCGCAACTCCGTCACCATCCA GTCATTCGTGGTGCTACGAGGAGGAGCCCTGTG AGTACAAGCCGTCTCATTGGCTCCAGCTGCCTCACTCAAAATGCGGCGGCGAGCGCCAATCGCCCGTCGACATCGAGACGCGCGACACCGTGACGGACGAGCGGCTCGGGGCCTTCGCTTTCACAAAGTTTGACGACAAACACGCCATCAAGCACGTCACGAACACGGGCCACTCGG TGAAGTGTGTGCTGAaagaggacatggtggaggtctcagGGGGAGGTTTGGGATACGTCTACTCCACCCTTCAGTTCCACTTCCATTGGGGCTCAGATAAGTCTGATGGCTCCGAGCACAAAGTGGATTCAAAAAGATACCCGATGGAG ATGCACATAGTGAGCAAGAGGAAGGACTTATCTCTGGCAGAGGCACTGAGGACTCCTAACGGGCTGGCCGTGCTGGGATTCCTTATCGAG GCGAAGAAAGCCGACGGACGCAGCAGTTCAGAGAATGTCGAG ACACATCCCACATCGGATATGGAGGCCTGGAACAAACTGACCAGCTATTTTCCAGCTATTCATAACATCA ACTCAAAAGTTAACGTCACAGACGGGATCTCCATTGATGACTTGCTTGGCGATGTTAACCGAGCTGAATACTTCCGCTACAACGGCTCCTTGACCACCCCTTCATGCGATGAAGCAGTGGTCTGGACCGTCTTTAAAGAGGCTGTCAAGATGGACCAAGCGCTG ATGACGATGTTCCCGACTCTTGCCGGACATCACAACGTGTATCGGCCAACGCAGTCTCTGCATAAAAGGAAAGTCTACAGCACCAAGTCAGCATCCGGCGCCCCCGGTCCcattgtgctgctgctgctgccggcaTGCCTCTGGGCCTTTTCACACAACTTGCACTTGTGA